A section of the Deinococcus aquaedulcis genome encodes:
- the mscL gene encoding large conductance mechanosensitive channel protein MscL, which produces MLSGFQKFLLRGNVVDLAVGVVIGAAFGGVVTAFTKGFLDPIVKLVTGGSVAGAITLRAAAPGVDAIVLDYGSFITAVINFVLTALVIYFLVVTPMNKITERFKRQEKPAVAEPSNEEKLLAEIRDALKNRPL; this is translated from the coding sequence ATGCTGAGCGGCTTTCAGAAATTCCTCCTGCGGGGCAATGTCGTGGATCTGGCGGTAGGGGTGGTGATCGGCGCGGCGTTCGGTGGTGTGGTCACGGCCTTCACCAAAGGATTTTTGGACCCGATCGTCAAGCTGGTGACTGGTGGGTCGGTGGCAGGGGCCATCACCCTGCGCGCGGCTGCGCCTGGGGTGGACGCCATCGTGTTGGATTACGGCAGCTTTATCACGGCCGTCATCAACTTCGTTCTGACCGCGCTGGTGATCTATTTCTTGGTGGTCACACCCATGAACAAGATCACCGAGCGTTTCAAGCGGCAGGAGAAACCCGCCGTGGCCGAGCCCAGCAACGAGGAAAAGCTGCTGGCCGAGATCCGCGACGCCCTGAAAAACCGTCCGCTGTAG
- a CDS encoding DinB family protein, translated as MNRSAIYARNFESHRAALLDLYAQLPEDQATFSAWDGGMSFIGQADHLSGSASRLLNMIQGQAPGDLPAPSQSLAEARERLQQSMAAATGAMTAMSDEDLSRRIPAFGGREMPVAALLDAIVAHEAHHKGQVWLMARMVGVKPPMFVRMG; from the coding sequence ATGAACCGCAGCGCCATCTACGCCCGGAACTTTGAAAGCCACCGCGCCGCCCTGCTGGACCTGTACGCCCAGCTGCCCGAGGACCAGGCCACCTTCTCGGCCTGGGACGGCGGCATGAGCTTCATTGGGCAGGCCGATCACCTGTCGGGCAGCGCCAGCCGCCTCCTGAACATGATTCAGGGCCAGGCCCCCGGCGACCTGCCGGCCCCCAGCCAGTCCCTGGCCGAAGCCCGCGAGCGCCTGCAGCAGAGCATGGCCGCCGCCACGGGTGCCATGACCGCCATGAGCGACGAGGATCTGTCGCGCCGCATTCCCGCCTTTGGCGGCCGTGAAATGCCCGTGGCCGCCTTGCTGGACGCCATCGTGGCCCACGAGGCCCACCACAAGGGGCAGGTGTGGCTGATGGCCCGCATGGTGGGTGTGAAGCCCCCCATGTTCGTGCGCATGGGCTGA
- a CDS encoding DinB family protein encodes MEFKLEDAVGLLSRTPGVLGALLRDLPDGWAALDEGEGTWSPAQVVVHLIHAEHTNWLPRARVLLSVGEAQVFPPFDRFGHLHTGQGRTLGALLNDFAAVRAQSLGQLAALNLTDTDLRRTGQHPEFGPVTLAQLLATWAAHDLDHLAQITRTLAGGYREAVGPWQAYLRVLRG; translated from the coding sequence ATGGAGTTCAAGCTGGAGGACGCGGTGGGGCTGCTGTCACGCACGCCGGGGGTGCTGGGGGCGCTGCTGCGGGACTTGCCGGACGGCTGGGCGGCGCTGGATGAGGGGGAAGGCACCTGGAGCCCAGCTCAGGTGGTCGTGCACCTGATCCACGCCGAGCACACCAACTGGCTGCCACGCGCTCGGGTGCTGCTCTCGGTGGGCGAAGCGCAGGTGTTTCCGCCCTTTGACCGCTTTGGGCATCTGCACACCGGGCAGGGGCGGACTCTGGGCGCCCTGCTGAATGACTTCGCCGCCGTGCGCGCCCAGAGCCTGGGGCAGCTGGCAGCGCTGAACCTGACCGACACTGACCTGCGCCGCACAGGCCAGCACCCAGAGTTTGGCCCCGTGACCCTGGCGCAGCTGCTCGCCACCTGGGCGGCTCACGATCTGGACCACCTCGCGCAGATCACGCGGACGCTGGCGGGCGGCTACCGGGAGGCGGTGGGCCCGTGGCAAGCGTACCTGCGGGTGCTGCGCGGGTAA